In endosymbiont of unidentified scaly snail isolate Monju, the following are encoded in one genomic region:
- a CDS encoding DUF1538 domain-containing protein, with translation MIESIARTLVDTLKDVLPIAAILFGFQWRVLRRPVPRLRQVLIGFVYVLLGLTFFLEGLRMALFPLGRLMAAQLTDPVFLFGNAEAIATHWSAYGWVYVFALAIGFATTIAEPSLLAVAMKANEVSGGAIGVWGLRVAVAIGVAVGLGLGTFRIVTGTPLQWYIIAGYVVVIVQTLFAPRTIIALAYDSGGVTTSTVTVPLVTALGLGLASAVPGRSPALDGFGLIAFASLFPIISVIAYAQFADWRSRRRST, from the coding sequence ATGATCGAATCCATCGCCCGCACCCTGGTCGACACCCTCAAGGACGTGCTGCCCATCGCCGCCATCCTGTTCGGCTTCCAGTGGCGGGTGCTGCGCCGCCCGGTGCCGCGCCTGCGCCAGGTGCTGATCGGTTTCGTGTACGTGCTGCTGGGCCTGACCTTCTTTCTCGAGGGCCTGCGCATGGCACTGTTCCCGCTGGGTCGCCTGATGGCCGCGCAACTGACCGATCCTGTCTTCCTGTTCGGCAATGCCGAGGCGATCGCCACGCACTGGAGCGCCTATGGCTGGGTCTATGTCTTCGCGTTGGCGATCGGTTTTGCCACTACCATCGCCGAGCCCTCGCTGTTGGCGGTGGCGATGAAGGCCAACGAGGTCTCCGGCGGTGCCATCGGAGTCTGGGGTCTGCGTGTGGCGGTCGCCATCGGTGTGGCCGTCGGTCTGGGGCTGGGGACCTTTCGCATCGTCACCGGCACCCCGCTGCAGTGGTACATCATTGCGGGGTACGTGGTGGTGATAGTGCAGACCCTGTTCGCGCCGCGCACCATTATCGCTCTGGCCTACGACTCGGGCGGTGTGACCACCTCGACGGTGACCGTCCCGCTGGTCACCGCCCTGGGGCTGGGCCTGGCCAGCGCGGTGCCGGGGCGAAGCCCGGCACTCGACGGCTTTGGCCTGATCGCCTTTGCCAGTCTGTTTCCCATCATCTCGGTGATCGCCTATGCCCAGTTCGCGGACTGGCGCTCGCGCCGCCGTTCCACCTGA
- a CDS encoding P-II family nitrogen regulator, with translation MHFKLLVTFIEDTRTDAVMEAAREKGATGATVITNARGEGLKGSKTFFGLDLEAQRDVVLFLVEEHLARDILETIAEVGRFEAEPGTGIAFQLDVEDAVGITRQVARLQHVVEEEL, from the coding sequence ATGCACTTCAAACTGCTGGTCACCTTCATCGAGGACACCCGCACCGATGCGGTTATGGAGGCGGCGCGGGAAAAGGGCGCCACCGGCGCCACGGTCATCACCAATGCCCGCGGCGAGGGGCTGAAGGGCAGCAAGACCTTCTTCGGTCTGGACCTCGAAGCCCAGCGTGACGTGGTGCTGTTCCTGGTCGAGGAACACCTGGCGCGCGATATTCTGGAGACCATCGCCGAGGTCGGTCGCTTCGAGGCCGAGCCCGGGACCGGCATCGCCTTTCAGCTCGATGTCGAGGACGCCGTGGGCATCACCCGGCAGGTCGCCCGCTTGCAACATGTCGTGGAGGAAGAGCTATGA
- a CDS encoding CBS domain-containing protein encodes MSEQRRLVRVRDVMKADFDQVDGMATVAEALRDARHPDTKCLIVRKRHADDEYGIVLYSDIAKRVLARDRAPERVNVYEIMSKPVLGVSPQMDIRYCARLFENFGIPRAPVIEHGEVVGIVGYTDMVLGGMLPQFDD; translated from the coding sequence ATGAGCGAGCAACGCCGACTGGTGCGCGTGCGCGATGTCATGAAAGCCGACTTCGACCAGGTCGATGGCATGGCCACGGTGGCCGAGGCATTGCGCGACGCCCGCCATCCCGATACCAAGTGCCTGATCGTGCGCAAGCGCCATGCCGACGACGAGTATGGCATCGTCCTGTACTCTGACATCGCCAAGCGCGTGCTGGCACGCGATCGCGCCCCCGAGCGGGTGAACGTCTACGAGATCATGAGCAAACCCGTGCTGGGGGTGTCGCCGCAGATGGACATCCGCTATTGCGCGCGCCTGTTCGAGAACTTCGGTATCCCGCGCGCGCCGGTAATCGAGCATGGCGAGGTGGTCGGCATCGTGGGTTACACCGACATGGTGCTTGGCGGCATGCTGCCGCAGTTCGACGACTGA
- a CDS encoding LytR/AlgR family response regulator transcription factor — translation MKLLIADDEAPARARLHELLREVRPDAELVGEAADGETALALAREHRPDVALLDIRMPGMDGIRAALAMQELETPPAVIFVTAFDEHALAAFEANAIDYLLKPVRASRLRTALDKAAVFTRSQREALAQADNTPGLSVTQRGVTRRIPLHDILCLKADHKYVEVHHRDGVALSDASLKSIEEQFPGRFLRIHRNALVDPARARELRRAPDGRALLTIEGLALPLEVSRRHLPRVRALLRG, via the coding sequence ATGAAGCTGCTGATCGCCGACGACGAGGCCCCGGCACGCGCACGCCTGCACGAGCTGTTGCGCGAGGTGCGGCCAGACGCCGAACTGGTCGGCGAGGCCGCCGACGGCGAGACGGCCCTGGCCCTGGCGCGTGAACACCGGCCCGACGTGGCACTGCTCGACATTCGCATGCCAGGCATGGACGGCATCCGCGCCGCGCTGGCCATGCAGGAACTGGAAACGCCGCCGGCGGTAATCTTCGTCACGGCCTTCGACGAACACGCCCTGGCCGCCTTCGAGGCCAACGCCATCGACTACCTGCTCAAGCCGGTGCGGGCATCGCGCCTGCGCACAGCGCTGGACAAGGCAGCCGTGTTCACCCGCTCCCAGCGCGAGGCCCTGGCGCAGGCTGACAACACCCCCGGGCTGAGCGTGACCCAACGCGGCGTGACCCGACGCATCCCCCTGCACGACATCCTCTGCCTGAAGGCCGATCACAAGTACGTCGAGGTCCATCATCGCGACGGGGTGGCGCTCAGCGATGCTTCACTGAAGTCGATCGAGGAACAGTTTCCCGGGCGTTTCCTGCGCATCCATCGCAACGCCCTGGTGGACCCGGCACGAGCGCGCGAGCTGCGCCGCGCGCCCGACGGGCGCGCCCTGTTGACCATCGAGGGGTTGGCGTTGCCGCTGGAGGTCAGCCGCCGTCACCTGCCACGGGTGCGGGCCCTGCTCAGGGGCTGA